The following proteins are co-located in the Macadamia integrifolia cultivar HAES 741 chromosome 3, SCU_Mint_v3, whole genome shotgun sequence genome:
- the LOC122074874 gene encoding berbamunine synthase-like isoform X2: protein MWKMKLVKEAIRLHTSIPLLIPRCPSQSCIVGGYMIPKGSMIFVNAWAIHRDPKYWKNPLEFSPERFLETSEEFDYSGNDFRFIPLGSGRRVCVGVPLAERMLPHILGSLLHSFEWKMPDGTKLDMSEMFGLELRLTKPLMAVPLPRLSDPKLYD from the coding sequence TGGTTAAGGAAGCCATACGTTTGCACACATCAATCCCTCTTTTGATCCCTAGATGCCCAAGCCAATCATGTATCGTGGGTGGTTATATGATTCCTAAGGGTTCAATGATCTTTGTGAATGCATGGGCAATACATAGAGATCCTAAATATTGGAAGAACCCTCTGGAGTTTAGTCCTGAGAGGTTCTTGGAAACTAGTGAGGAATTTGATTACAGTGGCAATGATTTTCGCTTTATACCTTTAGGGTCAGGTAGGAGGGTATGTGTAGGTGTCCCTTTGGCAGAGAGGATGTTACCACATATATTAGGGTCACTATTGCATTCATTTGAATGGAAAATGCCTGATGGGACAAAGCTTGATATGTCAGAGATGTTTGGTCTAGAACTGAGGTTAACTAAACCTCTCATGGCTGTCCCACTGCCAAGATTATCTGACCCAAAGCTATATGATTAG